The Ancylobacter sp. WKF20 genome contains a region encoding:
- a CDS encoding NAD(P)-dependent glycerol-3-phosphate dehydrogenase, which translates to MPARFARIGVVGAGAWGTALANAAARAGRAVVLWGRDAQAIAAMEESRRNNAHLPGVELDTSVSLSTSLHSLAICDAVLLVVPAQASREVAHALAPHLREGTPLVTCAKGIERGTGLFMTQVLAEACPHCLPAILSGPSFASDVAAGLPTAVTLAAQEVSVAEALATALGSPSFRLYHSEDVRGVEIGGAAKNVLAIAAGIVGGRELGASAAAALIARGFAELTRFGRAYGARGETLTGLSGLGDLILTCSTAQSRNYALGLSLGKSGGFHPTGKLAEGALTASVLVAMADERGIDMPIARAVEAVLAGRVGVDDAIGSLLARPQKAEA; encoded by the coding sequence ATGCCCGCGCGTTTCGCCCGCATCGGCGTGGTCGGGGCCGGCGCCTGGGGCACCGCGCTCGCCAATGCCGCCGCCCGCGCCGGGCGCGCCGTGGTGCTCTGGGGGCGCGACGCGCAGGCCATCGCCGCGATGGAGGAGAGCCGCCGCAACAACGCCCATCTGCCGGGCGTCGAGCTGGACACATCGGTCTCACTGTCCACCTCACTGCACTCACTGGCCATTTGCGACGCTGTACTTCTGGTTGTACCGGCGCAGGCGAGCCGGGAGGTCGCCCACGCCCTCGCCCCGCATCTCAGGGAGGGCACGCCGCTCGTTACCTGCGCCAAGGGCATCGAGCGCGGCACCGGGCTGTTCATGACGCAGGTTCTGGCCGAGGCCTGCCCGCATTGCCTCCCCGCCATCCTTTCCGGCCCGAGCTTCGCCAGCGATGTCGCGGCCGGCCTGCCGACGGCGGTAACACTGGCCGCTCAAGAGGTTAGCGTCGCCGAGGCGCTCGCCACCGCGCTCGGCTCGCCCTCCTTCCGGCTCTATCACAGCGAGGATGTGCGCGGCGTGGAGATCGGCGGGGCGGCGAAAAACGTGCTCGCCATCGCCGCCGGCATCGTCGGCGGTCGCGAACTCGGCGCCAGCGCCGCCGCCGCCCTCATCGCTCGCGGCTTCGCCGAACTCACCCGCTTTGGCCGCGCCTATGGCGCGCGCGGCGAGACGCTGACGGGCCTTTCCGGCCTCGGCGACCTCATCCTCACCTGCTCCACCGCCCAGTCGCGCAATTACGCGCTGGGTCTAAGCCTCGGGAAAAGCGGGGGTTTTCATCCGACGGGCAAGCTTGCCGAGGGCGCGCTGACCGCCAGCGTGCTGGTCGCCATGGCCGATGAGCGGGGCATCGACATGCCCATCGCGCGCGCGGTCGAAGCGGTGCTGGCCGGGCGTGTCGGCGTCGATGATGCCATCGGGTCGCTGCTGGCGCGGCCCCAGAAAGCGGAAGCGTAA
- the tsaD gene encoding tRNA (adenosine(37)-N6)-threonylcarbamoyltransferase complex transferase subunit TsaD, with the protein MRDLLLLGIETTCDETAAAVVRRRADGSGTILSNIVLSQTAEHAAYGGVVPEIAARAHVEVLDRIIERALRSSGVKLVELDGIAAAAGPGLIGGVIVGLTTAKAIALAAKKPLVAVNHLEAHALTARLTDAVPFPFLLLLVSGGHTQLVAVTGVGEYHKLGGTMDDAIGEAFDKTAKMLGLPYPGGPAVERAALRGDASRFPLPRPLHGKPVPDFSLSGLKTAVRLEALKVAPLGDQDVNDLCASFQAAIVDILADRVRCALRVMRERGLKPSALVLAGGVGANQAVRRVLHKVAADGGTRLAVPPPELCTDNGAMIAWAGAERLALGLTDELGVAPRARWPLEEVTGVEMAD; encoded by the coding sequence CTCCTCGGCATCGAGACCACCTGCGACGAGACCGCCGCGGCCGTGGTGCGCCGCCGCGCGGACGGTTCCGGCACCATCCTGTCCAACATCGTGCTGTCGCAGACCGCCGAGCACGCGGCCTATGGCGGCGTGGTGCCGGAGATCGCCGCCCGCGCTCACGTGGAAGTGCTCGACCGCATCATCGAGCGGGCGCTGCGCTCCTCGGGCGTGAAGCTGGTGGAGCTGGACGGCATCGCCGCCGCCGCCGGGCCGGGGCTGATCGGCGGCGTCATTGTCGGGCTCACCACCGCCAAGGCCATCGCCCTCGCCGCGAAGAAGCCGCTGGTGGCGGTCAATCATCTGGAAGCCCACGCGCTGACCGCGCGGCTGACCGATGCCGTGCCCTTCCCCTTCCTGCTGCTGCTGGTCTCGGGCGGGCACACCCAGCTCGTCGCCGTCACCGGTGTGGGCGAGTATCACAAGCTCGGCGGCACCATGGACGATGCCATCGGCGAGGCCTTCGACAAGACGGCGAAGATGCTCGGCCTGCCCTATCCCGGCGGCCCGGCGGTGGAGCGCGCGGCGCTGCGCGGGGATGCCTCGCGCTTCCCCCTGCCGCGCCCGCTGCATGGCAAGCCGGTGCCGGACTTCTCGCTGTCGGGCCTCAAGACCGCGGTGCGACTGGAAGCGCTCAAGGTCGCTCCGCTCGGCGACCAGGACGTGAACGACCTGTGCGCCTCCTTCCAGGCCGCCATCGTCGACATTCTCGCCGACCGGGTGCGCTGCGCGCTCCGGGTCATGCGCGAGCGCGGGCTGAAGCCGAGCGCGCTGGTGCTGGCGGGCGGCGTCGGCGCCAATCAGGCGGTGCGCCGCGTGCTGCACAAGGTCGCCGCCGATGGCGGCACCCGCCTCGCCGTTCCTCCGCCCGAGCTGTGCACCGACAATGGCGCGATGATCGCCTGGGCCGGCGCCGAGCGCCTCGCTCTGGGCCTCACCGACGAGCTCGGCGTCGCCCCCCGCGCCCGCTGGCCGCTGGAGGAGGTGACGGGCGTGGAGATGGCCGACTGA